A window of the Bombina bombina isolate aBomBom1 chromosome 3, aBomBom1.pri, whole genome shotgun sequence genome harbors these coding sequences:
- the LOC128652428 gene encoding olfactory receptor-like protein OLF1, giving the protein MHEDNKTIIMEFLLVGFQSLHNLTILFFICLFIMYITILFGNFFIALIVLAFPHLHTPMYFFLSQLASAEIVFTTTIIPKLLSVILLKGDTISTVGCVTQFYMFSVSTNAESLFLTVMSYDRYLAICDPLHYSSIMNFNFCLWLTIFSWFYSFLSTFVVVVQIGILQFCGSNVIDHYYCDLTPLLEHSCSDTSLIEMEIFLFSIPIAIFPFVFIVLTYLRIVLAILRIPSTTGKKKAFSTCSSHLAVVCTYYSTLITIYVMPTKENTVNLNKFLSLLYTVLTPLFNPIIYSLRNKEIRAILEKNIFRKVFLK; this is encoded by the coding sequence ATGCATGAAGACAACAAGACGATTATTATGGAATTCCTGCTTGTTGGATTTCAAAGTCTTCACAAcctgacaattttattttttatctgtctaTTTATAATGTATATTACAATATTGTTTGGGAATTTCTTCATTGCACTAATAGTTTTAGCATTTCCCCACCTCCATACTCCAATGTATTTCTTTCTCAGCCAATTAGCCTCAGCTGAGATAGTGTTTACCACAACCATTATCCCGAAATTGCTTTCTGTTATACTGCTCAAAGGGGATACGATTTCTACAGTTGGATGTGTCACTCAATTTTATATGTTTTCTGTTTCCACAAATGCAGAATCCCTCTTCCTTACAGTGATGTCCTATGATCGATACTTAGCTATCTGTGACCCACTGCATTATAGTTCCATTATGAACTTCAATTTTTGTCTCTGGCTTACTATATTTTCTTGGTTTTATAGTTTCTTGTCAACCTTTGTTGTAGTTGTTCAGATTGGAATATTACAGTTTTGTGGCTCTAATGTTATTGATCATTATTACTGTGATCTCACACCCCTTCTGGAACATTCTTGTTCTGATACATCCTTGATTGAaatggaaatatttttattttctatcccaATAGCAATCTTTCCATTTGTGTTCATTGTACTAACTTATTTACGTATTGTCTTAGCCATTCTCAGGATTCCTTCTACAACTGGGAAAAAGAAAGCCTTCTCTACTTGCAGCTCACACCTGGCTGTTGTATGCACATATTATTCAACATTAATAACTATATATGTGATGCCAACCAAAGAAAACACTGTAAATTTAAATAAGTTTCTTTCACTCTTGTATACTGTATTAACACCGTTATTCAACCCTATTATTTACAGCCTACGAAATAAAGAAATAagggccattttagaaaaaaatatttttagaaaagtATTTCTAAAATAG